Within Halonatronomonas betaini, the genomic segment CCATCAGCTTAAAGGTGCCGGTGGAAGTTATGGCTTTGATTATATCAGTGAAATCGGTAAAAAGATTGAAGATCTGGCAAGTGAAAGTAATACTATAGAAATCAGGCAGTTAATCAACGAACTGGAATCTTATGTAAATACGGTTGAGATTTCTTATGACTGAGAATTTAACCCTTGAGCAGCAATATGAAATAATTTTTAATAATACCAATGATGCCATATTCTTATTAGATGTGGATAAAGATGATCAAATAAGATTTCTTAAGTTAAATAGAACCCATGAGGAATTAACAGGGCTTAAGACTGAAGATATTAAAGGTAAAACACCGATTGAAGTCTTTGGAGAAGAATTTGGTAGTATCCTTGAAAAAAATTATCGATTATGTTTAAAGAAAAAAGAAAATATTAAATATGAAGAGGAATTAGACCTGCCCAGGGGCAAAAAATACTGGTCGACATCATTATCACCAGTAATTCAAAATGGAAGAGTAGTCAAGATTGTTGGTACCGCAAGAGATATAACCAGCAGAAAAAAATCAGAAAAGCAGGTTAAAAAATTAAAGAATAGATTAGAGTTAGCTACCAGCAGTGCAGGTATCGGCATCTGGGAATTAAACTTAAAAAGTGATGACCTTTACTGGAATGACAATATGTTTGAATTATATGAAATGGCGAAGGAAACTGAAAATAATCAGTATAAACAATGGGTAGATAATATCCATCCTGAGGATAGAGAAGCAACTAATAATAAATTTAAAAATGCAGTTAGTCAAAATAAAGATTATCAGGATGAATTTAGAGTCTTAACCCCTGCTGGAGAAATTAAATATATTAAAGCCTTTGGTAGGATCTTTACTGATTTTGAAACCTCAGATAAAATTATGGTCGGGATAAATTATGATATCACCCAGCAGAAAAAAGCTGAGAAAAGACGGAAAGAATACGCTAAAGAATTGGAGTTAAAGAATTTTGAACTGAAGCAGGCCCAGGAAGAGGCAGTTCAGGCTTCTAAGGCTAAATCTGAGTTCTTAGCAACAATGAGCCATGAAATTCGAACACCGATGAACTCAATTATTGGTATGGCTGAAATTTTATCTGATACAGATTTAAATAATCAGCAAAAAAATTATCTTGAAATATTAATCAATGCCAGTGATAATTTATTGAACTTGATTAATGATATCCTTGATCTATCTAAGATAGAATCAGGAATGATCGAAATAGAAGAACTAGAATTTAGTTTAAATCAATTAACAGATTCTCTAGTAGATTTATTTGCCAAGCAGGCCTTTGATAAGGGGATAGAATTTCTCTACTTTATTGATAATGATGTACCTAAAAACTTGAAAGGACCTGCAAATAGGTTAAGACAGATTTTGATTAATTTATTAGGAAATGCAGTTAAATTTACTGATGCAGGTGAAGTTGAGTTAAAAATATCTTTAGATAAATATATGAGCAAAAACCAGGATGACTTTGCAATTTTAGAATTCAAAGTAAGGGACACAGGGATCGGGATTAAGCCTGAAGATCAGAAAAAAATCTTTTCTAGCTTTACCCAGGTTGATTCCTCTAATACCCGGCAGTACGGGGGAACTGGCCTAGGACTTGCAATTTCAAAGAGATTAATAGAAATGATCGATGGCAGCCTGGAATTAGAAAGTACCTATGGAGAAGGCAGTACCTTTTCATTTAAAGTTCCCTTTAAATTATCAAATGAAGATAACAAGATTTTTTCTACTTATAAAAACCTTGATCTTACCTCAAAAAGAATTTTGATTGTAGATGATAATAACACAAATTTAATGATCCTTGATAAAAATCTAAGCTTTTTAAATGCTAGAATAGAAAAATTTCAGGATCCTGGGAAAGTTTTAGAACATCTAAAATCAGATCAGGATTATGATTTAATAATAACTGACTTTTTTATGCCAGAAATTAATGGTTATCAGTTAGCAAAAATGATTAAAGAAGATTTGAAGCTGATTAATATACCAATAATCATGCTGACATCTGATTACGAACAAGAATACCAGTATACTAATTTTGAAAAATATTTAAATATAAAAATAACAAAGCCAGTAAAAAGACAGGCATTGTATAATTCTATCTGTGAGGTTTTGTCCTGCGAGATAAAATCACCAGAGAAAAAAGAAGCTAAAAAGAATATAGTTAATTCAAATAAAAAATTAAGTATTTTATTAGCAGAAGATAATCCAGACAACAGGACATTGATTGAATTATATATGAAAAAGACTGGCGATGACTTAATAATTGCTACTAATGGCCAGGAGGCAATCGATCAATTTAAAGAAAATAAAGTTGATTTAATTTTAATGGATATTCAAATGCCAGAAGTAGATGGTTATCAGGCCCTAAAAAGGATCAGAAAGTTAGAAAGAGATAGAGAGAATCTAACCCCAATTATTGCCCTGACAGCATATGCCTTAGATAATGAAGTTGAAAAATCTTTAGCTGCAGGCTTCAATGATCACCTGGCTAAACCAATAAAGAAAAATCTATTATTTAAGACAATAGATAATTATCGCTAAAATTTAAACTACATCAAAAGTTCTCTAAACCCTTGCGGTCAGGCTTAAAAAGCCCTGGCCGTTTTTATATTAGGCCAGGTTTTTAACATTTAATTAACAATTTGTTAACAAATACGAAATCTTATTGAAACATTAAGATGAAATAATTATAAGTGAAATAAGAAAAACAAAACTAATTGGAGGTATTAATTGATGAAAAAATTTGGTGGAATATTTACAGTTTTAGTTCTTTCAGTTCTAATTTTTACTGGCGTTGTTATTGCAGAACAGGTAGATCATGGTGACCTGGCAGAAGGTTTTGTTGATTATGATGGTGATTTAGTTGCTGATGTCCCTGCTGATGAGTCAGAATGGATTAATCCAGACCAAATAATTTTTTCCTACACACCAGTTGAAGAACCATCAGTTTATAAAACCGCCTGGTCAGATTTTTTAGATCATCTGGCTGAAGTAACTGGCAAAGAAGTTATGTTTTATGCAGTTGAAAACTATGCTGCTCAGTTAGAAGCTTTAAGGGCTGGTAGAATTCATATTGCTGGGGTTAATACAGGAAGTGTTCCTTTTGCTGTAAATACTGCAGGAGTTGTCCCCTTTGCAATGATGGCAAATGAGGATGGCAGTTTTGGTTATGAAATGGAAGTTATTACCCAAAAAGATAGTGAACTGGAAGGTTTAGAGGATCTTGAAGGCAAGACAGTTGCCTTTGTTTCTCAGACATCTAACTCAGGATTTAAAGCTCCTTCTGCAATTTTAAAATCTGAAATGGGCTTTGAAGCAGGCGAAGACTATGAAACAACATTTAGTGGCCGTCATGATAACTCAATTATGGGTGTCTATAATGGAGATTATGAAGTTGCAGCAATTGCAAACTCAGTTATGAATAGAATGGCTGCCAATGGAGCAATTGATACTTCAGAAATAAAGACAATTTATAAATCTCAGACCTTTCCAACTACAGCTTACACATATGTCAATAACCTGCATCCAGGCTTAGCACAAGAAATCAAAAAAGCTTTCATGACCTTTGACTGGGAAGATACAAGCTTAGATGAAGAATTTAGTGAAGATAAGTTTATTCCAATAGATTATAAGACATACTGGGAAGTAATTAGAACTATTGATAAGGCAAATGGAGTAGAATACAAGTAATTATTAATTAAAAACTATCTGATTTTAGTTGCCGGATGCCTTACCTCTTAGGGTATCCGGTAACCTTAATATAGAAAGGGGAAAATTATGCTTGAGATTAATGGTTTGCATAAAGAATATCCAGGAGGAGATTTAGCTCTTCGTGGTGTTAACATTAAATTAAATAAAGGAGAAATTACAGCAGTAATCGGTCCATCTGGTGCCGGCAAATCCACATTAATTCGCTGTATTAATCGCTTAGTTGAGCCAACAGCTGGAGATATAGTTCTTCAGAATCAAAACATTAAAGAGCTAGACAAAAAGGAACTTAAGAATAAAAGAAGAGAAATCGGGATGATTTTTCAGGAATATGCCTTAGTAGAAAGATTAACTGTAATGGAAAATGTTTTATCAGGCAGGCTTGGATATGTGTCTTTCTGGAGAGCCTGGCTCAGGAAATTTCCTCAGAAAGATATTAATCAGGCGTATCAACTCTTAAAAAGATTAGGTTTAAAAGATCATGTCACTAAAAGAGCCGATCAACTTTCAGGAGGCCAGAGACAGAGAGTTGGTATAGCTAGAGCTTTAATTCAAGACCCAAAACTTCTATTAGTTGATGAACCAACTGCCAGCCTTGATCCTAAAACTTCAAGACAGATCATGCGCTTAATTACTGAATTAGCCAGAGAAAGAGAACTTGCAGCTTTAATCAATATCCATGATGTCAGTTTGGCTAAAGAATATGTTAGTAGAATAATTGGGATGAGACAGGGTGAAATTGTATTCGATGGTAGCCCTGCAGAATTAAATAAGAAAACACTGACTACTATTTATGGAGAAGAAGATTGGGAAAAATTAAGTGAAGATGATGATGACAGTAATGATGACGAAAGAGCTCAACAAGGGGGTAATGATATTGTTGACGAAGAACAACGAAGATTACACCTGGCAGCGTCCTCGTCTAATTAAAAGTAAAAATTTACGATATTTAATTTTTTCATTGCTTACTGCATATTTAATTTTAACTTTTATTTCATTAAGGATTGATCCCCAGCGGATCTTACTGGGCTTGAGTAGAAGCCAGAGTTACTTTGCAGATTTTCTAAGACCAGATTTTTTCTCCAGGGGCAGCTCTATTATTGATGGTATTTTAGAAAGTTTAACAATGACCTATATTGCAACAGTATTTGGAGTTATAATTTCTATTCCCTTTGCCTTTGGGGCAGCTGAAAATATTTCCCCTAAACCAATTTATTATATTTCCCGGGCAGTAATTGTAATTTCAAGAAGTTTTCAAGAAGTTGTTATTGCCATCTTTTTTGTAGTAATCATTGGTTTTGGACCAATGGCTGGAGTTTTAACACTTACCTTTAGCAGTATTGGGTTTATAGCTAAACTTTTAGCAGAAGAAATTGAAGATATAAATTGGAGCCAGGTAGAGGCTATAAAAGCTACCGGTGCCTCCTGGCCAAAATTAATGAACTATGCAATTATTCCCCAGGTGCTGCCCCGGTTTATAGGTCTGGTAGTTTATAGACTTGACATAAATTTTAGAGCATCAGCTGTAATAGGAGTCGTCGGGGCTGGTGGAATTGGCACAACTTTAAATGCTGCTTTTGACCGTTATGAATTTGACTCAGCCTCAGCAATTTTAATAGTAATGATTGCAATTGTAATGCTAGGAGAATTATTTTCTTCTTTTATAAGAAAAAAAGTTAATGAGTAAGGGATTATTTAAATTGAAAGGAGTTTTAAAATGTCGAGTAATGATTATAACTGGCAACTAAAGGGGATTAGCCGAGTATTAAAAGAATTATTATTCTGGGCAGCAGGAATCTGGCTTTTTATTTATTGCTGGAACATACTATCAGCCCGGACCATGTGGCCCTTTGTATATGATGGAGCAGAACAGGCTTCCAAATTATTATTTAGAATGTTTCCACCAAATTGGCCTTATTTTTTTGAACTTTTACGGCCAATCTGGGATACAATTACAATAGCTACTATTGGAACACTGGCAGCAGTAATATTTTCATTATTTGTTGCTTATCTAGCAGCCGAAAATACAACCCCCCACCCAACTTTAAGGTATTTTGCTCTTTTAATAATTGTAACATCTAGATCTGTTAGTTCATTAATCTGGGCAATTATACTTGTAATAATTTTAGGTCCAGGTGTTCTGGCAGGTATAATAGCTATTTCATTTAGATCAATTGGTTTTGTCTCGAAATTGCTCTATGAAAGCATAGAAGAGATAGATAAAAACCAGGTAGAGGCAGTTGCGGCAACAGGAGCATCCAAGTTTTCTACTCTGATTTATTCAGTAGTTCCTCAGGTATTTCCTACTTTTATTGGGACATCAATCTATCGCTGGGATATAAATATTAGAGAATCTACAGTAGTCGGACTTGTTGGAGCTAGAGGCATAGGCCTGCAGTTAAATGAAGCAATCTTAGGTCTTAAATGGCCAGATGCAATAATTATTTTTATGATGATTTTATCTTTAGTTTTATTTTCAGAATTCTTCTCTGCCAGGATCAGAAAGATCATCATTTAATTATAACCCATATATAGATTAAAAAAATTGAAAACTTGTTCAATAGCTGAAACCATTATTTAACATTATGTTAACACCAATTAAATATAAGCGTAACATTAATAGGTTATAATAAAATCAAGATAAAAAGGAGGTAGATTAAAATGATAGAAATAAAAGCAGATCTGCATACCCATACAGTTCATAGCGGCCATGCCTATTCGACCCTTGATGAAATAGCTAGAGAAGCTTCAAAAAAAGGTCTGGAATTAATTGCAATCACAGACCATGGACCGGCAATGCCAGATGGTCCCCATGAATATTACTTTGGCAACCTATGTATTTTACCTGAAGAATTATATGGCGTTAAGATATTAAAGGGAGTTGAAGCTAATATCTTAAAAGGAGGTAAACTGGATCTTTCATCGGAGTATCTAAATAAATTAGATTTTGTAGCAGCCGGTATCCATGATAAAACAGGCCATAATCTAAAAGATAAAGTTGAATATACTGAGGCAGTGATTAAAGCAGTGGAAAGAGGTTATATCGATATGCTCAGTCATCCAGTCAATAGTAATTTCCCGCTGGATCTTGGGGAAATAGTTGAGGCCTGTAAAAATAATGAAGTTATCTTAGAAATTAATGCAAGCAGTTATAACCCGGCCAAGAACTTTAGCAGGGCTGATAGAATGGCTACTGTAAAATTAATTAACCTGGCCAGAAAGAATAATGTTCCCCTGGCATTCAACAGTGATGCCCACTTCTGTAAACAGGTCGGTAATATCTCATATCTTAAAGGAATATTTAGAGAAACCTATTTGCAACCAGAGGATGTAATAAATACTTCAGCAGATAAAGTAATATCATACATTTATAATCGCACAGTAAATCAAATTTCAATGCCTTCATTTAATGATAGCAATCAAGTTTTAATCAAGGCTTAGCATAATAGGAAGTTAGTTTTCTTAATTATTTTGGGATATATGTGATTGGGGGTTTAAAAATGATAAAACTATTCAAAGAATCTGATAAACTGGAAGTAAATTTAGTTGATTTAACAGAATTAGTAGGCAAATGTATGGCCAATTCCTTAGAGGCCCTTTTTCTATATTTAGAAGAGGGAGAAAGCCATGAAGTTAAGGTGCTTATCGATACTGTGCATGAATATGAAAGTAAGGCTGATAAACTAAGGCGGGAAATAATCACCAGTATTTTAGATGGCAGGTTAATGCCTAATACAAGAAGTGATATTTTAAATTTAGTAGAGTCGATTGATGATATAGCTGATTTCTCAGAAGATATTATTGATGAAATTATATTTTTAAGATTAAAGTTTACCTATCTTGATTTAGACAGAGCCAGGCAAATGCAGGAACTACTCCTGGAACAATTTGAAAAACTAATTGATGGCCTAAAACTTTTATTTATAGAGATGAATCAGGCTCTAGTTTATGCCCGACAACTTGAAGAAATTGAATCAAAACTTGATGATATAGAAGAAGAAATGATTAGAGAAATTGGTCAAAACCAAGAATTAGATGCAGCAGAAAAACTTTCACATCGCAATCTGATTAAAAATATTTCTGACCTGGCTGATATTATCGAGAAAGTTGGAGATGTTATGGAAGTTATAGTATCTGTTAGACATGGGTAAAAAAGTTGTAACATTATAACCCCCAAAATAGATTTATCAATAGAGGAACAACAAACAGAAGGATTAACTGTAAAGGCAATCCTGTCCAGAAAAAGTCTTGAAATTTATAATTTCCAGGACCGTATACCATCATATTTGTCTGATAACTCATAGGAGTTAAAAAGGCTGAACTGGCTGCAAAAGTAACTGCCAGGGCAAATGCCAGGGGATTTAATCCTAGCTGGCCGGCAGCATCTAGAGCTATAGGTAACATCAAGATGACACTGGCATTATTACCAATTAAATTTGCAAAAATAACAGTCAGAAAATAAAATACCATCAAAAACATTAGTGGTGAGAGCATGCCTTCCAACCGCAGTACCTGTCTGGCCATGAATTCAGCAGTACCAGTATTATCCATAGCGATTCCTAGAGGAATTAAACCAGCCAAAAGAAAAATTACATTCCAGTTAATTGCTTCTGATAATTCAACTGGTTTTAAAGTATTCGTTACTACCATCGCAATCACTCCACCTAAAGAAGAAATTACAATCGGTACAATATTTAAAGCAGCTAACAAAACAACTCCGGCCAGAATAGCCAGAGATGTTATTACTTTGGAAGGGCGATATTCCTTACTGATAAGTTCACTGGAAACAATAAAATTTCTATCTTTTTTCAACCGCTCAATGGTCTTTTCTCCTGCAGTCAGCAGCAACACATTACCAGCCTTTAAAGTGATATCTCCCATTCTTTTATGTGTTAATTCTTCGCCCTGACGAATAGCTAATATATCACATTCATAGTTTTCCAAAAAATTAACTTCCTCCAGAGTTTGGCCTTCCAGAAAAGAACCATATGGCAATACAATTTCCACTAGACTCTGGCTTTCTTTTTTGACATTTAAACTTTCTCGGGTAGGTGTTTCCGAACTTATTTTCATGCGATGTGTCCTGATCAATTTGACAAGATTTTTAGGATCGGTCCTTACAATGAGATGGTCGCCTTCTTGAATAGTTTTATTAGTAAGAGGTTTTAAAAATTTTTCTCCAGATCGATTTAATTGAATTATATTCAAATCAAAATCCATTCTCTGCTCAGTTTCTTCCAGAGTCTTTCCAATCAGTGGAGAATCTTTTCTGATTATAGTTTCAGTCAGATATTCTCCCATTTTAAACTGTTCTGTCACCTCAACTTCAGGTTTTATTCTATCTGGAAGT encodes:
- the phnD gene encoding phosphate/phosphite/phosphonate ABC transporter substrate-binding protein — protein: MKKFGGIFTVLVLSVLIFTGVVIAEQVDHGDLAEGFVDYDGDLVADVPADESEWINPDQIIFSYTPVEEPSVYKTAWSDFLDHLAEVTGKEVMFYAVENYAAQLEALRAGRIHIAGVNTGSVPFAVNTAGVVPFAMMANEDGSFGYEMEVITQKDSELEGLEDLEGKTVAFVSQTSNSGFKAPSAILKSEMGFEAGEDYETTFSGRHDNSIMGVYNGDYEVAAIANSVMNRMAANGAIDTSEIKTIYKSQTFPTTAYTYVNNLHPGLAQEIKKAFMTFDWEDTSLDEEFSEDKFIPIDYKTYWEVIRTIDKANGVEYK
- a CDS encoding DUF47 domain-containing protein; amino-acid sequence: MIKLFKESDKLEVNLVDLTELVGKCMANSLEALFLYLEEGESHEVKVLIDTVHEYESKADKLRREIITSILDGRLMPNTRSDILNLVESIDDIADFSEDIIDEIIFLRLKFTYLDLDRARQMQELLLEQFEKLIDGLKLLFIEMNQALVYARQLEEIESKLDDIEEEMIREIGQNQELDAAEKLSHRNLIKNISDLADIIEKVGDVMEVIVSVRHG
- a CDS encoding SLC13 family permease; its protein translation is MDPGIIFIIFFLIFLIVMFIIEPIRIDIIALSIPVILVLTNFWTEVSPTEAISGFSSSATVTIGSMFIISAGVEKSGIIQALGDKISKWTGDSDFKLLFFIILFAGLIAGVINNTPVVALFIPLVIGIARRKNSSPSKFLIPLSYAAMMGGLTTLIGTSTNILASDILARRTGEGFSMFEFTHLGLLVLFIGAIYMLFLGRKILPDRIKPEVEVTEQFKMGEYLTETIIRKDSPLIGKTLEETEQRMDFDLNIIQLNRSGEKFLKPLTNKTIQEGDHLIVRTDPKNLVKLIRTHRMKISSETPTRESLNVKKESQSLVEIVLPYGSFLEGQTLEEVNFLENYECDILAIRQGEELTHKRMGDITLKAGNVLLLTAGEKTIERLKKDRNFIVSSELISKEYRPSKVITSLAILAGVVLLAALNIVPIVISSLGGVIAMVVTNTLKPVELSEAINWNVIFLLAGLIPLGIAMDNTGTAEFMARQVLRLEGMLSPLMFLMVFYFLTVIFANLIGNNASVILMLPIALDAAGQLGLNPLAFALAVTFAASSAFLTPMSYQTNMMVYGPGNYKFQDFFWTGLPLQLILLFVVPLLINLFWGL
- the phnC gene encoding phosphonate ABC transporter ATP-binding protein, producing the protein MLEINGLHKEYPGGDLALRGVNIKLNKGEITAVIGPSGAGKSTLIRCINRLVEPTAGDIVLQNQNIKELDKKELKNKRREIGMIFQEYALVERLTVMENVLSGRLGYVSFWRAWLRKFPQKDINQAYQLLKRLGLKDHVTKRADQLSGGQRQRVGIARALIQDPKLLLVDEPTASLDPKTSRQIMRLITELARERELAALINIHDVSLAKEYVSRIIGMRQGEIVFDGSPAELNKKTLTTIYGEEDWEKLSEDDDDSNDDERAQQGGNDIVDEEQRRLHLAASSSN
- a CDS encoding response regulator, with amino-acid sequence MTENLTLEQQYEIIFNNTNDAIFLLDVDKDDQIRFLKLNRTHEELTGLKTEDIKGKTPIEVFGEEFGSILEKNYRLCLKKKENIKYEEELDLPRGKKYWSTSLSPVIQNGRVVKIVGTARDITSRKKSEKQVKKLKNRLELATSSAGIGIWELNLKSDDLYWNDNMFELYEMAKETENNQYKQWVDNIHPEDREATNNKFKNAVSQNKDYQDEFRVLTPAGEIKYIKAFGRIFTDFETSDKIMVGINYDITQQKKAEKRRKEYAKELELKNFELKQAQEEAVQASKAKSEFLATMSHEIRTPMNSIIGMAEILSDTDLNNQQKNYLEILINASDNLLNLINDILDLSKIESGMIEIEELEFSLNQLTDSLVDLFAKQAFDKGIEFLYFIDNDVPKNLKGPANRLRQILINLLGNAVKFTDAGEVELKISLDKYMSKNQDDFAILEFKVRDTGIGIKPEDQKKIFSSFTQVDSSNTRQYGGTGLGLAISKRLIEMIDGSLELESTYGEGSTFSFKVPFKLSNEDNKIFSTYKNLDLTSKRILIVDDNNTNLMILDKNLSFLNARIEKFQDPGKVLEHLKSDQDYDLIITDFFMPEINGYQLAKMIKEDLKLINIPIIMLTSDYEQEYQYTNFEKYLNIKITKPVKRQALYNSICEVLSCEIKSPEKKEAKKNIVNSNKKLSILLAEDNPDNRTLIELYMKKTGDDLIIATNGQEAIDQFKENKVDLILMDIQMPEVDGYQALKRIRKLERDRENLTPIIALTAYALDNEVEKSLAAGFNDHLAKPIKKNLLFKTIDNYR
- a CDS encoding phosphatase; translated protein: MIEIKADLHTHTVHSGHAYSTLDEIAREASKKGLELIAITDHGPAMPDGPHEYYFGNLCILPEELYGVKILKGVEANILKGGKLDLSSEYLNKLDFVAAGIHDKTGHNLKDKVEYTEAVIKAVERGYIDMLSHPVNSNFPLDLGEIVEACKNNEVILEINASSYNPAKNFSRADRMATVKLINLARKNNVPLAFNSDAHFCKQVGNISYLKGIFRETYLQPEDVINTSADKVISYIYNRTVNQISMPSFNDSNQVLIKA
- the phnE gene encoding phosphonate ABC transporter, permease protein PhnE — translated: MTKNNEDYTWQRPRLIKSKNLRYLIFSLLTAYLILTFISLRIDPQRILLGLSRSQSYFADFLRPDFFSRGSSIIDGILESLTMTYIATVFGVIISIPFAFGAAENISPKPIYYISRAVIVISRSFQEVVIAIFFVVIIGFGPMAGVLTLTFSSIGFIAKLLAEEIEDINWSQVEAIKATGASWPKLMNYAIIPQVLPRFIGLVVYRLDINFRASAVIGVVGAGGIGTTLNAAFDRYEFDSASAILIVMIAIVMLGELFSSFIRKKVNE
- a CDS encoding Hpt domain-containing protein; this translates as MEKKETVVVDSDLKGIIPLFFKNRESDIEVLKESLANKKYEKIEQIGHQLKGAGGSYGFDYISEIGKKIEDLASESNTIEIRQLINELESYVNTVEISYD
- the phnE gene encoding phosphonate ABC transporter, permease protein PhnE — encoded protein: MSSNDYNWQLKGISRVLKELLFWAAGIWLFIYCWNILSARTMWPFVYDGAEQASKLLFRMFPPNWPYFFELLRPIWDTITIATIGTLAAVIFSLFVAYLAAENTTPHPTLRYFALLIIVTSRSVSSLIWAIILVIILGPGVLAGIIAISFRSIGFVSKLLYESIEEIDKNQVEAVAATGASKFSTLIYSVVPQVFPTFIGTSIYRWDINIRESTVVGLVGARGIGLQLNEAILGLKWPDAIIIFMMILSLVLFSEFFSARIRKIII